The Daucus carota subsp. sativus chromosome 7, DH1 v3.0, whole genome shotgun sequence genome window below encodes:
- the LOC108195116 gene encoding chloroplastic group IIA intron splicing facilitator CRS1, chloroplastic isoform X1, with protein sequence MTSILFLPPSSSSSTFLHNCSSIPPKFSFSSGFNHSKKDDKTRAKASDSDDSFSAQPNLSTRLPTPPWMKRGPVLGDDIEPSKLRKDRNFSNDRGEENEGGQSLTKRVKGGRGKKAMGKIFRSIGKLQETCLEESEEFRKSPDQIKLDFLMGGVEEDEFSGFGEQMPWERDERVFFRRMKKEKVVTAAELSLDSGLLERLRGEAAKMKKWVKVKKAGVTWDIVSQIRFLWKNNELAMLKFDIPLCRNMDRAREIVELKTGGLVVWSKKDALVVYRGYIYQYPKPFIRKNDNLGKNDTEEEIIPIEGSLYEREANRLLDGLGPRFIDWWRPKPLPVDADLLAEVVPGFRPPFRLCPPKTRSKLTDDELTYLRKLSRPLPTHFVLGRNRNLQGLAAAILKLWEKCHIAKIAVKLGALNTNNAEMADELKCLTGGVLLLRNKFIIIIYRGKDFLPCRVANLVVEREIELRSCQLQEEAARAEAIGNICLTVEPSNYDSTVGTLSEFQDIRSNRGDLEGEDMKVNVQFEAEKRKLKKELREQKHKLSKLKLKIGRSSKNLRQINSAWRPAELDADQEIVTPEERECLRKIGLKMDSTLVLGRRGVFDGVIEGLHQHWKHRELVKVITKQKVFSHIVNTARLLQRQSGGILISVEELKEGHAIILYRGKNYKRPLKLVSENLLSKREALERSLEMQRVGSLKFFANQREKAISDLRRELSVNMQAEVPEKIGFQREPEE encoded by the exons ATGACCTccattctttttcttcctccATCATCAAGCTCCTCCACTTTTCTTCACAATTGTAGCTCAATTCCACCCAAATTTAGCTTCTCTAGTGGCTTTAATCACAGCAAAAAAGATGATAAAACAAGGGCTAAAGCTTCTGATTCTGATGATTCTTTTTCAGCACAGCCCAATTTGAGTACTAGATTGCCTACACCTCCATGGATGAAGAGAGGCCCTGTTCTTGGTGATGATATAGAACCCTCAAAATTAAGAAAAGATAGGAACTTTAGCAATGATAGAGGTGAAGAAAATGAGGGTGGGCAGTCATTGACTAAAAGGGTTAAGGGTGGGAGAGGAAAGAAAGCAATGGGCAAGATTTTTCGGAGTATCGGAAAGCTTCAAGAAACTTGTTTGGAAGAAAGTGAAGAATTTAGGAAAAGCCCAGATCAAATTAAGTTGGATTTTTTGATGGGAGGGGTTGAGGAGGATGAGTTTTCTGGTTTCGGAGAGCAAATGCCTTGGGAAAGAGATGAGAGAGTGTTTTTTAGGAGGATGAAGAAAGAGAAAGTGGTGACTGCTGCTGAATTGAGTCTCGATAGTGGGTTACTTGAGAGGTTGAGAGGCGAGGCTGCAAAGATGAAAAAGTGGGTCAAGGTGAAGAAAGCTGGGGTGACTTGGGATATTGTTAGTCAGATTCGATTTCTTTGGAAGAATAATGAGCTTGCCATGCTTAAATTTGATATTCCCTTGTGTCGGAATATGGACAGAGCTCGAGAGATTGTAGAG TTGAAGACTGGAGGTTTAGTTGTGTGGAGTAAGAAAGATGCACTCGTTGTCTACAGAGGATACATATATCAATATCCAAAACCTTTTATCAGGAAGAATGACAACTTAG GGAAAAATGATACTGAAGAGGAGATCATACCAATAGAAGGATCACTGTATGAAAGGGAAGCAAATAGATTATTGGATGGCTTGGGACCTCGTTTCATTGATTGGTGGAGACCAAAACCTTTGCCAGTGGATGCAGACTTGCTTGCAGAAGTGGTTCCAGGATTTAGACCACCATTCAGACTTTGCCCACCAAAAACTAGATCAAAACTGACTGATGATGAACTTACTTACTTGAGGAAACTTTCTCGCCCTTTACCCACACATTTTGTTTTAG GAAGAAACAGAAATCTCCAAGGCTTGGCTGCAGCCATTTTGAAACTGTGGGAGAAATGTCATATTGCGAAGATCGCTGTGAAGTTGGGAGCTCTTAATACAAACAATGCTGAAATGGCAGATGAGCTCAAG TGTCTGACAGGAGGAGTTCTGTTATTGCGTAATAAattcattataataatttacagAGGCAAGGACTTTCTTCCTTGCAGAGTTGCGAACCTTGTGGTAGAGAGAGAAATAGAGCTTAGAAGCTGCCAACTTCAAGAAGAAGCTGCACGCGCTGAAGCAATTGGAAACATTTGTTTGACTGTTGAGCCATCAAATTATGACAGCACTGTTGGAACCCTGTCAGAGTTCCAGGATATTCGGTCAAACCGTGGGGACCTGGAAGGTGAAGACATGAAGGTGAATGTTCAATTTGAAGCTGAAAAGAGAAAGCTAAAAAAGGAATTGAGAGAGCAAAAACACAAACTCTCAAAG CTTAAATTGAAGATAGGGAGGTCAAGTAAAAATCTACGGCAAATAAATTCGGCATGGAGACCTGCTGAACTGGATGCTGACCAAGAAATAGTAACCCCAGAAGAGAGAGAATGTTTAAGGAAGATAGGTCTGAAGATGGATAGCACTCTGGTTCTTG GAAGGCGAGGGGTGTTTGATGGTGTCATAGAAGGATTGCATCAGCACTGGAAGCACAGAGAACTAGTGAAGGTGATTACAAAGCAGAAAGTGTTCTCCCATATTGTAAATACAGCAAGACTTCTTCAGAGACAAAGTGGTGGAATACTTATTTCAGTAGAGGAGCTGAAAGAAGGCCACGCTATAATTTTGTATCGTGGGAAAAACTATAAACGCCCTTTAAAGTTGGTATCGGAGAATCTTTTAAGTAAAAGAGAAGCACTAGAAAGGTCACTTGAAATGCAGAGAGTTGGA TCCTTGAAGTTCTTTGCAAATCAAAGAGAGAAGGCAATTTCAGATTTGAGAAGAGAACTA TCTGTTAATATGCAGGCTGAAGTGCCAGAGAAAATAGGATTTCAAAGAGAACCTGAAGAGTAA
- the LOC108195116 gene encoding chloroplastic group IIA intron splicing facilitator CRS1, chloroplastic isoform X2, protein MTSILFLPPSSSSSTFLHNCSSIPPKFSFSSGFNHSKKDDKTRAKASDSDDSFSAQPNLSTRLPTPPWMKRGPVLGDDIEPSKLRKDRNFSNDRGEENEGGQSLTKRVKGGRGKKAMGKIFRSIGKLQETCLEESEEFRKSPDQIKLDFLMGGVEEDEFSGFGEQMPWERDERVFFRRMKKEKVVTAAELSLDSGLLERLRGEAAKMKKWVKVKKAGVTWDIVSQIRFLWKNNELAMLKFDIPLCRNMDRAREIVELKTGGLVVWSKKDALVVYRGYIYQYPKPFIRKNDNLGKNDTEEEIIPIEGSLYEREANRLLDGLGPRFIDWWRPKPLPVDADLLAEVVPGFRPPFRLCPPKTRSKLTDDELTYLRKLSRPLPTHFVLGRNRNLQGLAAAILKLWEKCHIAKIAVKLGALNTNNAEMADELKCLTGGVLLLRNKFIIIIYRGKDFLPCRVANLVVEREIELRSCQLQEEAARAEAIGNICLTVEPSNYDSTVGTLSEFQDIRSNRGDLEGEDMKVNVQFEAEKRKLKKELREQKHKLSKLKLKIGRSSKNLRQINSAWRPAELDADQEIVTPEERECLRKIGLKMDSTLVLGRRGVFDGVIEGLHQHWKHRELVKVITKQKVFSHIVNTARLLQRQSGGILISVEELKEGHAIILYRGKNYKRPLKLVSENLLSKREALERSLEMQRVGSLKFFANQREKAISDLRRELAEVPEKIGFQREPEE, encoded by the exons ATGACCTccattctttttcttcctccATCATCAAGCTCCTCCACTTTTCTTCACAATTGTAGCTCAATTCCACCCAAATTTAGCTTCTCTAGTGGCTTTAATCACAGCAAAAAAGATGATAAAACAAGGGCTAAAGCTTCTGATTCTGATGATTCTTTTTCAGCACAGCCCAATTTGAGTACTAGATTGCCTACACCTCCATGGATGAAGAGAGGCCCTGTTCTTGGTGATGATATAGAACCCTCAAAATTAAGAAAAGATAGGAACTTTAGCAATGATAGAGGTGAAGAAAATGAGGGTGGGCAGTCATTGACTAAAAGGGTTAAGGGTGGGAGAGGAAAGAAAGCAATGGGCAAGATTTTTCGGAGTATCGGAAAGCTTCAAGAAACTTGTTTGGAAGAAAGTGAAGAATTTAGGAAAAGCCCAGATCAAATTAAGTTGGATTTTTTGATGGGAGGGGTTGAGGAGGATGAGTTTTCTGGTTTCGGAGAGCAAATGCCTTGGGAAAGAGATGAGAGAGTGTTTTTTAGGAGGATGAAGAAAGAGAAAGTGGTGACTGCTGCTGAATTGAGTCTCGATAGTGGGTTACTTGAGAGGTTGAGAGGCGAGGCTGCAAAGATGAAAAAGTGGGTCAAGGTGAAGAAAGCTGGGGTGACTTGGGATATTGTTAGTCAGATTCGATTTCTTTGGAAGAATAATGAGCTTGCCATGCTTAAATTTGATATTCCCTTGTGTCGGAATATGGACAGAGCTCGAGAGATTGTAGAG TTGAAGACTGGAGGTTTAGTTGTGTGGAGTAAGAAAGATGCACTCGTTGTCTACAGAGGATACATATATCAATATCCAAAACCTTTTATCAGGAAGAATGACAACTTAG GGAAAAATGATACTGAAGAGGAGATCATACCAATAGAAGGATCACTGTATGAAAGGGAAGCAAATAGATTATTGGATGGCTTGGGACCTCGTTTCATTGATTGGTGGAGACCAAAACCTTTGCCAGTGGATGCAGACTTGCTTGCAGAAGTGGTTCCAGGATTTAGACCACCATTCAGACTTTGCCCACCAAAAACTAGATCAAAACTGACTGATGATGAACTTACTTACTTGAGGAAACTTTCTCGCCCTTTACCCACACATTTTGTTTTAG GAAGAAACAGAAATCTCCAAGGCTTGGCTGCAGCCATTTTGAAACTGTGGGAGAAATGTCATATTGCGAAGATCGCTGTGAAGTTGGGAGCTCTTAATACAAACAATGCTGAAATGGCAGATGAGCTCAAG TGTCTGACAGGAGGAGTTCTGTTATTGCGTAATAAattcattataataatttacagAGGCAAGGACTTTCTTCCTTGCAGAGTTGCGAACCTTGTGGTAGAGAGAGAAATAGAGCTTAGAAGCTGCCAACTTCAAGAAGAAGCTGCACGCGCTGAAGCAATTGGAAACATTTGTTTGACTGTTGAGCCATCAAATTATGACAGCACTGTTGGAACCCTGTCAGAGTTCCAGGATATTCGGTCAAACCGTGGGGACCTGGAAGGTGAAGACATGAAGGTGAATGTTCAATTTGAAGCTGAAAAGAGAAAGCTAAAAAAGGAATTGAGAGAGCAAAAACACAAACTCTCAAAG CTTAAATTGAAGATAGGGAGGTCAAGTAAAAATCTACGGCAAATAAATTCGGCATGGAGACCTGCTGAACTGGATGCTGACCAAGAAATAGTAACCCCAGAAGAGAGAGAATGTTTAAGGAAGATAGGTCTGAAGATGGATAGCACTCTGGTTCTTG GAAGGCGAGGGGTGTTTGATGGTGTCATAGAAGGATTGCATCAGCACTGGAAGCACAGAGAACTAGTGAAGGTGATTACAAAGCAGAAAGTGTTCTCCCATATTGTAAATACAGCAAGACTTCTTCAGAGACAAAGTGGTGGAATACTTATTTCAGTAGAGGAGCTGAAAGAAGGCCACGCTATAATTTTGTATCGTGGGAAAAACTATAAACGCCCTTTAAAGTTGGTATCGGAGAATCTTTTAAGTAAAAGAGAAGCACTAGAAAGGTCACTTGAAATGCAGAGAGTTGGA TCCTTGAAGTTCTTTGCAAATCAAAGAGAGAAGGCAATTTCAGATTTGAGAAGAGAACTA GCTGAAGTGCCAGAGAAAATAGGATTTCAAAGAGAACCTGAAGAGTAA